In Synechocystis sp. PCC 6714, the following are encoded in one genomic region:
- a CDS encoding Gfo/Idh/MocA family protein, whose product MSENFPAGATPVRVGIIGTGYAAQRRAEVFQGDRRSRLVTFWGNSEANTAKFQDTFGVTPQESWQGLVNNPEVDLVLIATINQLHGAIAEAALEAGKHVVLEYPLALSHSMGKKLQHLAQESGKLLHVEHIELLGGVHQAIRDNLDKIGEVFYARYSTIMGQDPAPQRWTYHHEQFGFPLVAALSRISRFTDLFGTVQRVDAQCRFWPQVNPDYFRACLATAYLQFDCGLKAEVIYGKGEVFHQSERTFTLHGDRGTLIFIGETGKLIQAQTEIEIPVGSRRGLFKQDTEAVLDYLTTGKPLYVDLSASLYALEVADLCAQACQNITEK is encoded by the coding sequence ATGTCTGAAAATTTTCCTGCTGGGGCTACGCCGGTACGGGTTGGTATCATTGGCACCGGTTATGCGGCCCAACGTCGGGCGGAAGTTTTCCAGGGCGATCGCCGTAGTCGGTTGGTCACGTTTTGGGGCAACAGTGAAGCCAACACAGCTAAGTTTCAGGATACCTTTGGCGTTACTCCCCAGGAATCTTGGCAGGGGCTGGTCAATAATCCGGAAGTGGATTTAGTCCTCATTGCCACCATTAACCAACTCCATGGGGCGATCGCCGAGGCGGCTCTGGAAGCGGGAAAACATGTGGTGCTGGAGTACCCCCTCGCTTTGAGCCATAGCATGGGCAAGAAATTGCAACATTTAGCCCAGGAAAGCGGCAAATTACTGCACGTGGAGCATATTGAACTGTTGGGAGGAGTACACCAAGCCATTCGGGACAATCTCGACAAAATCGGCGAGGTTTTCTACGCCCGCTACAGCACCATCATGGGACAGGATCCCGCTCCCCAACGCTGGACCTATCACCATGAACAATTTGGTTTTCCCCTGGTGGCGGCCCTATCCCGCATCAGCCGGTTTACGGATTTATTTGGTACGGTGCAACGGGTAGATGCCCAATGTCGTTTTTGGCCCCAGGTTAATCCGGACTATTTTCGGGCCTGTTTAGCCACGGCCTACTTACAATTTGACTGTGGTCTAAAAGCAGAAGTTATCTACGGTAAAGGGGAAGTATTTCACCAGAGTGAGCGCACTTTCACCCTCCACGGCGATCGGGGCACCCTAATTTTTATTGGGGAAACGGGCAAGTTAATTCAAGCACAAACGGAAATAGAAATCCCTGTTGGGAGTCGTCGGGGACTATTCAAACAGGATACAGAAGCAGTGTTGGACTATTTAACCACCGGTAAGCCCCTTTATGTGGATTTATCGGCCAGTTTATATGCCCTAGAAGTGGCTGATCTTTGCGCCCAAGCTTGCCAAAACATAACTGAAAAATAG
- a CDS encoding pyridoxal phosphate-dependent aminotransferase, translating to METAFSRMDSVQSPVIPVVGQWIADSPGTISLGQGVAFYPPPKEVAAAVQESLVQAPLHQYQPVAGIPSLIAALKEKLQRDNGINVSSAQAVIVTAGANMGFLNAVLAITEVGDEIILNTPYYFNHEMAVRIAGCQPVLVPTDGNYQLQPDLIAQAIASRTRAVVTISPNNPTGAIYPEADLRAVNQLCRERGIYHIHDEAYDYFAYDQTPIFSPGAVVGSGNHTISLYSFSKAYGMAGWRVGYMVIPQELLLAVRKIQDTNLICPVVVSQYAALACLEVGKGYSGQFLPEMAACRQQLLEALDPLCDRCRLVVPQGAFYCLLEVHSSLSDVELVKRLIGEFKVGVLPGSTFGIENGCYLRIAYGALRQDTASIAIERLVRGLKQI from the coding sequence ATGGAAACAGCCTTTAGCCGTATGGATTCGGTGCAGTCCCCTGTAATTCCGGTGGTGGGGCAATGGATTGCGGATTCCCCCGGCACTATTTCCCTCGGTCAAGGGGTGGCTTTCTATCCTCCCCCCAAAGAGGTGGCGGCGGCGGTCCAGGAAAGTTTAGTCCAAGCTCCCTTACATCAGTATCAGCCGGTGGCAGGCATACCGAGCTTAATTGCGGCTCTGAAGGAAAAATTACAACGGGATAATGGCATCAATGTTTCCTCTGCCCAGGCTGTAATAGTGACCGCTGGGGCCAATATGGGTTTTTTAAATGCGGTGCTAGCCATCACAGAGGTGGGGGATGAAATCATCCTCAATACTCCGTACTACTTTAACCATGAAATGGCGGTCAGAATAGCGGGTTGTCAACCAGTGTTGGTGCCCACTGATGGAAATTACCAACTGCAACCGGACCTAATTGCCCAGGCGATCGCCTCTCGGACTAGGGCTGTGGTGACCATTTCTCCCAATAATCCCACCGGGGCTATTTATCCAGAGGCGGATTTACGGGCGGTGAACCAACTTTGTCGGGAGCGGGGTATTTACCATATCCATGACGAGGCCTACGATTATTTTGCCTACGACCAAACCCCCATTTTTTCCCCTGGGGCCGTAGTTGGCAGTGGAAACCATACCATTTCCCTCTACAGCTTTTCCAAGGCCTATGGGATGGCCGGTTGGCGAGTCGGTTATATGGTTATTCCCCAGGAGTTATTGCTAGCGGTCAGAAAAATTCAGGATACCAATCTAATTTGTCCAGTGGTGGTCTCCCAATATGCGGCCCTTGCTTGTTTAGAGGTGGGTAAAGGCTATTCAGGACAATTTTTGCCGGAGATGGCAGCCTGTCGCCAGCAATTGCTAGAGGCATTGGATCCACTGTGCGACCGTTGCCGTTTGGTGGTGCCCCAGGGGGCATTTTATTGTTTGCTGGAAGTCCATAGCTCCCTGTCGGATGTGGAACTGGTTAAAAGGCTGATCGGGGAATTTAAGGTGGGGGTGTTACCCGGTTCCACCTTTGGCATAGAAAATGGTTGTTATCTACGTATTGCCTATGGCGCCCTACGGCAGGATACCGCTAGCATTGCCATTGAGAGATTGGTGCGGGGATTGAAGCAAATTTGA
- the mgsA gene encoding methylglyoxal synthase, whose protein sequence is MAAQIALIAHDNKKDALVNFVQQHKSLFCRYDLIATGQTGELVRKKTGLDVESVAPGPLGGDAQIATKIIDGTIAAVIFLIDSLYAQPYEPDIRALLRLCEVYNVPLAINLATAKAVIKLLGKKKTGHLIFNPVAGQGNVERELDLIKEHLQSEINLKITFTSADVNVTDQTKEIVESIKHINEHSNGEGDSFIIASGGDGTVSGVAAALINTGIPLGIIPRGTANAFSVALGIPTQIAGACQTINRGITKVVDTALCNDIPMLLLAGVGFEAEMVEKADRELKNNLGVMAYIFAGIQQAREQELFEAEIEIDSETTTMEASAITIANAAPPTSVFAQGGGQVSFTDGLLDITVASSQTALQGLRVVTNLFTSALSKNPSDNENVVHLNGESIKVTTNPPQKIVVDGEIIGTTPVEVKCLPKSLNIFAPVENS, encoded by the coding sequence ATGGCCGCCCAGATAGCCCTCATTGCCCACGACAACAAAAAAGACGCCCTCGTCAACTTTGTCCAACAGCACAAGTCCCTTTTCTGCCGCTACGACCTCATTGCCACCGGGCAAACGGGGGAATTGGTCAGGAAAAAAACTGGGTTAGATGTGGAAAGTGTTGCCCCAGGCCCTTTGGGAGGAGATGCCCAAATCGCCACCAAAATTATCGATGGGACCATTGCCGCCGTCATTTTTCTGATTGATTCCCTCTATGCCCAACCCTACGAGCCGGACATCCGGGCCCTATTGCGGCTGTGTGAAGTGTACAACGTTCCCCTCGCGATCAATCTCGCCACCGCCAAAGCAGTGATCAAGCTATTGGGCAAAAAAAAGACAGGGCACCTAATTTTTAATCCCGTAGCAGGGCAGGGCAATGTGGAACGGGAGCTAGATTTAATTAAAGAGCATTTACAGTCGGAAATTAATCTCAAAATTACTTTCACCAGTGCCGATGTTAACGTCACCGACCAAACCAAGGAAATTGTTGAGAGCATTAAACATATCAACGAACATTCCAATGGGGAAGGAGACAGTTTTATCATTGCTTCAGGCGGGGATGGCACCGTATCCGGCGTAGCGGCCGCCCTGATCAACACTGGCATTCCTTTAGGCATTATTCCTCGGGGCACCGCCAACGCATTTTCCGTGGCCCTGGGCATTCCCACCCAAATTGCCGGAGCTTGCCAAACCATCAACCGGGGCATTACCAAAGTGGTGGATACAGCCCTGTGTAATGACATTCCTATGCTTCTTTTGGCGGGGGTCGGCTTTGAAGCAGAAATGGTAGAAAAGGCAGACCGGGAACTGAAAAATAATCTGGGGGTAATGGCCTACATTTTTGCGGGCATTCAACAGGCCAGGGAACAGGAATTGTTTGAAGCTGAGATCGAAATTGACTCCGAAACCACCACCATGGAGGCCAGCGCCATTACGATCGCCAATGCGGCCCCTCCCACTTCGGTCTTTGCCCAAGGGGGAGGACAGGTGTCTTTTACCGATGGGTTGCTCGACATCACTGTGGCCAGTAGCCAAACCGCGTTGCAGGGCCTACGGGTGGTAACTAATCTCTTCACCTCCGCCCTGTCGAAAAATCCCAGTGATAATGAAAACGTAGTGCATCTCAACGGAGAAAGCATTAAGGTTACAACTAACCCCCCTCAAAAAATCGTTGTGGATGGAGAAATCATCGGTACTACGCCAGTGGAAGTTAAATGTCTCCCCAAAAGCCTGAACATTTTTGCCCCGGTGGAAAATAGTTGA
- a CDS encoding sirohydrochlorin chelatase codes for MTLTSASAPISLLPELDFPPLPYQRPLLMIGHGTRDEDGRQTFLDFVAEYQALDHSRPVIPCFLELTEPNIQAGVEQCVAQGFAEISALPILLFAARHNKFDVTNELDRSRQTHPQISFSYGRHFGITPAILDLWKARLSQLDSPEANPRGIARQDTVLLFVGRGSSDPDANGDVYKMARMLWEGSGYQTVETCFIGISHPRLEEGFRRARLYQPKRIIVLPYFLFMGALVKKIFRITEEQRAAFPEIEIQSLPEMGIQPELLALVREREIETQLGQVAMNCEACKFRLAFKNQGHGHSHDHHDHSHGHHHHGHNHDHGHSHGEWVDTYIEPIAYHEKIWQAP; via the coding sequence ATGACCTTAACCAGTGCATCTGCCCCCATTTCCCTTTTGCCTGAGCTGGACTTCCCTCCCCTTCCCTACCAAAGACCCCTACTGATGATTGGCCACGGCACCAGGGACGAAGACGGTCGCCAAACCTTTCTAGATTTCGTGGCCGAGTACCAAGCATTGGATCATTCCCGCCCGGTGATTCCCTGCTTTTTGGAGTTGACTGAACCCAACATTCAAGCCGGGGTAGAGCAATGTGTTGCCCAGGGCTTTGCAGAAATTTCCGCTCTGCCCATTTTGCTCTTTGCGGCCCGCCACAACAAATTTGATGTGACTAACGAGCTGGACCGTAGCCGGCAGACCCATCCCCAGATTAGTTTTTCCTACGGCCGCCATTTTGGCATTACGCCGGCAATCCTTGATTTATGGAAAGCTCGATTAAGTCAGTTAGACAGTCCCGAAGCCAATCCCCGAGGCATTGCCCGGCAAGATACGGTGCTTTTATTTGTCGGCCGGGGTTCTAGTGATCCCGATGCTAACGGTGATGTGTACAAAATGGCTCGGATGCTGTGGGAAGGCAGTGGTTACCAAACGGTGGAAACCTGTTTTATTGGCATCAGTCACCCCCGTTTAGAGGAAGGATTTCGCCGAGCTAGGCTATACCAACCGAAGCGAATTATTGTTTTGCCTTACTTTTTGTTTATGGGGGCATTGGTGAAGAAAATTTTCAGGATTACGGAGGAGCAACGGGCCGCCTTTCCTGAGATTGAAATTCAGTCCTTGCCAGAAATGGGTATTCAGCCGGAACTTTTGGCCCTAGTGCGGGAAAGGGAAATTGAAACTCAGTTGGGCCAGGTAGCAATGAATTGTGAGGCTTGTAAATTCCGCCTAGCTTTTAAAAATCAAGGTCATGGCCATAGCCACGATCACCATGATCACAGTCATGGGCATCATCACCATGGACACAATCACGACCATGGTCATAGCCATGGGGAATGGGTAGATACGTATATCGAACCGATCGCCTACCACGAAAAAATTTGGCAGGCCCCTTAA
- the ftsH2 gene encoding ATP-dependent zinc metalloprotease FtsH2, with amino-acid sequence MKFSWRTALLWSLPLLVVGFFFWQGSFGGADTNLGSNTANTRMTYGRFLEYVDAGRITSVDLYENGRTAIVQVSDPEVDRTLRSRVDLPSNAPELIARLRDSNIRLDSHPVRNNGMVWGFVGNLVFPVLLIASLFFLFRRSSNMPGGPGQAMNFGKSKARFQMDAKTGVMFDDVAGIDEAKEELQEVVTFLKQPERFTAVGAKIPKGVLLVGPPGTGKTLLAKAIAGEAGVPFFSISGSEFVEMFVGVGASRVRDLFKKAKENAPCLIFIDEIDAVGRQRGAGIGGGNDEREQTLNQLLTEMDGFEGNTGIIIIAATNRPDVLDSALMRPGRFDRQVMVDAPDYGGRKEILEVHARNKKLAPEVSIDSIARRTPGFSGADLANLLNEAAILTARRRKSAITLLEIDDAVDRVVAGMEGTPLVDNKSKRLIAYHEVGHAIVGTLLKDHDPVQKVTLIPRGQAQGLTWFTPNEEQGLTTKAQLMARIAGAMGGRAAEEEVFGDDEVTTGAGGDLQQVTEMARQMVTRFGMSNLGPISLESSGGEVFLGGGLMNRSEYSEEVATRIDAQVRSLAEQGHQMARKIVQEQREVIDRLVDLLIEKETIDGEEFRQIVAEYAEVPVKEQLIPQL; translated from the coding sequence ATGAAATTTTCCTGGAGAACTGCGCTACTTTGGTCCCTACCCCTGTTGGTAGTAGGCTTTTTCTTTTGGCAGGGGAGCTTTGGGGGAGCAGATACCAACCTCGGCTCCAACACCGCCAACACCCGCATGACCTATGGTCGCTTCCTCGAATATGTGGACGCTGGCCGCATCACCAGTGTGGATTTGTATGAAAATGGCCGCACGGCGATCGTCCAAGTTAGTGACCCCGAAGTGGACCGTACCCTCCGTTCCCGGGTTGATCTCCCCAGCAATGCCCCGGAATTGATTGCCCGTCTACGGGACTCCAACATCCGCCTTGATTCCCATCCTGTCCGCAACAATGGCATGGTTTGGGGCTTTGTGGGCAATTTGGTGTTTCCTGTTTTACTAATTGCTTCCCTCTTTTTCCTTTTCCGTCGTTCCAGCAATATGCCCGGTGGTCCTGGTCAGGCAATGAACTTTGGTAAGTCCAAAGCCCGGTTCCAGATGGATGCCAAAACCGGCGTGATGTTCGACGATGTGGCCGGCATTGACGAAGCCAAAGAAGAATTGCAAGAAGTGGTAACTTTCCTCAAACAGCCGGAACGGTTCACCGCAGTGGGGGCAAAAATTCCCAAGGGTGTCCTACTGGTGGGCCCTCCGGGTACCGGGAAAACTCTCCTCGCTAAGGCGATCGCAGGAGAAGCCGGAGTTCCTTTCTTCAGCATTTCCGGTTCTGAATTTGTGGAAATGTTTGTCGGCGTCGGTGCCTCCCGCGTCAGGGATTTGTTCAAAAAAGCCAAAGAAAACGCCCCCTGTTTAATCTTCATTGACGAAATTGACGCTGTAGGTCGTCAACGGGGGGCCGGCATTGGTGGGGGTAACGATGAGCGGGAACAAACCCTCAACCAGTTACTAACGGAAATGGACGGCTTTGAAGGCAATACCGGCATTATCATCATTGCCGCTACCAACCGTCCCGATGTGTTGGATTCTGCCCTCATGCGTCCCGGTCGGTTCGATCGCCAGGTGATGGTGGATGCTCCCGATTACGGCGGCCGTAAAGAAATTTTGGAAGTCCATGCCCGCAATAAAAAGCTAGCTCCGGAAGTTTCCATCGATTCCATTGCCCGTCGTACCCCCGGTTTTAGTGGCGCTGATTTGGCCAACTTGCTCAACGAAGCGGCTATTCTCACTGCCCGCCGTCGTAAATCTGCCATTACCCTGTTGGAAATTGATGACGCTGTAGATCGGGTCGTGGCTGGTATGGAAGGTACGCCCCTGGTGGACAATAAGAGCAAGCGTTTGATTGCCTACCACGAAGTGGGCCACGCCATTGTCGGTACTCTGCTCAAAGACCATGATCCGGTGCAAAAAGTAACTCTGATTCCCCGGGGCCAAGCCCAAGGTTTAACTTGGTTCACCCCCAATGAAGAACAGGGTTTAACTACCAAAGCCCAACTGATGGCCCGCATTGCTGGAGCCATGGGGGGTCGGGCCGCAGAAGAAGAAGTCTTTGGGGACGACGAAGTAACCACCGGGGCTGGCGGTGACCTCCAACAGGTGACGGAAATGGCCCGCCAGATGGTGACCCGTTTCGGCATGAGCAACCTTGGCCCTATCTCCCTGGAAAGTTCCGGTGGGGAAGTATTCCTCGGTGGTGGTTTAATGAATCGTTCGGAATACTCTGAAGAGGTAGCTACCCGCATTGATGCCCAAGTACGTTCTTTGGCGGAACAAGGACACCAAATGGCCCGCAAAATTGTCCAAGAACAGCGGGAAGTAATCGATCGCCTGGTTGATCTTTTAATTGAAAAAGAAACCATTGACGGCGAGGAGTTCCGGCAGATTGTAGCGGAATATGCTGAAGTTCCCGTTAAGGAACAGTTAATTCCCCAACTCTAG